A stretch of DNA from Roseovarius faecimaris:
ATGTGGGCGACGCGGCTGCGGCCAAGATCGACCCGAACGATCCCAAAGTGCAAACCACCGGCGGCTGATCCGTCCGGACAGTCAAAAAGAAAGGCGGCCTGCAATGGGCCGCCTTTTTTTATTGAAATATGCGGGCAGAGCTCAGGTGATCACCATAGCCGACCCGACCATGATCCCCACGATAATCGCGTAAAAGATCACCACAGCAGGCCAGCTGGCGCTGTGCATCCGTGCCTCGCGGAGCCATTCGTCTCTGTTCATGCTCTGCCTCCTCTCCCCGTTCGGGCGGGGTGTAAAAAGCGAAAACGCCGGGAGGCCCGTTGATCAGGGCCTGCGGCGTGTTTCAATCATGTCGGGTTGGCGTTCTGCCAGGGGTCAGGCGGCCATGCCGCCGGGACGCTTACCTTGCCTGCTTACGCAACGATGGCCATGGCCGAAAGCACAAGCGTGCCAACGAGAGCCGCATACACAAGCGCAACAGCCTGCCACGTCGCGGAATGCATACGCAGTTCACGGTTCAGTTCGTCGCGGGTCATGTTGGCCTCCATCTTTGAAGGTTGCGTTAATACGGTAGATCTTTCGAGCCCCGTCACCCGCACATAATCGAAAATTGTGGCGAAGCAATGAAAATCAGCATGCAAAGCGTGCAACCCTGCTGACGCGTCATTGCATAGCTCTTGGCGCTACAAATCCCTTGAACTTCAAGGGCTTGTCTTGAGTTTACGTTGACCCCTGCAACGGCATCACCTGCAAATCGCCCTCTTGCCGCGCCTTGATCGCCATCGCCGCCGCATGGCTGCCCGCCGCGGTGGTGTAATAGGGGATCTTGTCATAAAGCGCGACCGAGCGGATTTCGCGGCTGTCTTCCACCGCTGCGGCCCCTTCGGTCGTGTTCATCAGCAGGTGAATCTCGCCGTCCTTGAGCATATCCACCACGTTGGGCCGCCCTTCATAGACCTTCTTGACCACCTCGCAGGCGATCCCGTGCCCTTCCAGGAACGATGCGGTGCCGCCGGTAGCGACGATGGAAAACCCAAGATCCACAAGGGTTTGCGCGGTTTCCACCAGAAGCGGCGTCTTGTCGGCATCCTTGATCGAGAAGAACACCTTGCCTTCGCTGGGCAAATCAACCCCCGCGCCCATCTGCGCCTTGAGGAACGCCCGCGAGAAAGAGATATCCCAGCCCATCACCTCACCGGTGGAGCGCATCTCGGGGCCAAGGATCGTGTCCACACCGGGGAAACGCGCAAAGGGCATGACCGCTTCCTTGACGCTGAACCACGGCATCGCCGGATCGGCCAGCGTCATCTGATCGGCCATGGGCAGGGTGCCGGGCTTGGCATCGGACGGGTAGGGGCCGCGATGCGGGAAAGCGTCGAGGCTCTCGCCCGCCATCAGCCGCGCGGCGATCGAAGCAATGGCGCTGTCGGTGGCCTTGGCCACAAAGGGCACGGTGCGGCTGGCGCGCGGGTTCACCTCGATCAGGTAAATCTCATCATCCTTCACGGCGAATTGCACGTTCATCAGCCCGCGCACGTTCAGCGCCAGCGCCAGCGCCTCGGTCTGGCGCTCGATCTCGCCGATGATCTCTTTCGACAGCGTGTAGGGCGGCAGCGAACAGGCGCTGTCGCCCGAATGCACGCCGGCCTCTTCGATATGTTGCAGAATACCCGCCACATGGACGCGGCTGCCATCGCAGAGCGCATCCACGTCGCATTCGATGGCACCGGCCAGATAGCCATCCAGCAGAACAGGGCTGTCGCCCGAGACCACCACCGCCTCGGCGATGTAGCGTTCCAGCTGCGCCATGTCGCGCACGATTTCCATCGCGCGCCCGCCCAGAACATAGGACGGGCGGATCACCAGCGGGAAGCCGATTTTCTCGGCAATCGCAAGGGCTTCGGCGTCAGAGCTGGCAATACCGTTATTCGGCTGCTTGAGGCCCAGATCGTTGACCAGCGCCTGGAACCGCTCGCGGTCTTCGGCGAGGTCAATCGCGTCCGGCGTGGTGCCGAGGATCGGAATGCCCGCCTCTTCCAGCGCATTGGCGAGCTTCAGCGGGGTCTGGCCGCCAAACTGGACGATCACCCCGTGCAGCGTGCCGTTTTCCTGCTCGACTGTCAGGATTTCCAGCACATGCTCAAAGGTCAGCGGCTCGAAATAGAGCCGGTCGGACGTGTCATAATCCGTGCTCACCGTCTCCGGGTTGCAGTTGATCATGATCGTCTCATAGCCCGCTTCGGTCAGGGCAAAACAGGCATGACAGCAGCAGTAATCAAACTCGATCCCCTGGCCGATCCGGTTGGGGCCCCCGCCCAGAATGACCACCTTCTTACGGTCAGAAGGCCGTGCCTCGCATTCCACTTCGCCCATCATCGGCTCTTCATAGGTGGAATACATATAGGGCGTCTGGGCTTCGAATTCGGCCGCACAGGTGTCGATCCGCTTGAACACGGCCTTCACCCCATGCGCCAGCCGTGCCGCGCGCACGTGCGCCTCGCTCTGCCCGGTCAGCTTGGCCAGGCGGGCATCGGTAAAGCCCAGCATTTTCAACGCTCTGAGGCCCGCCTCGTCAGCAGGCAGGCCTTCGGCCTGGACCTTTGCCTCGGCGTCTACGATCTCCCGGATGCGCGCCAGGAACCAGGGGTCAAAGCTGGTCACGCCAAAGATCTCATCGTCGCTCAGCCCCTCGCGCATCGCCTGCGCAATGGTGCGCAGCCGGTCCGGGGTCTGCTGGCTGATCGCCTTGATCACGGCGGATTTTTCCGGCGCGCCCTCGATTTCGACCTCGTCGAACCCGGTCAGGCCGGTTTCCATGCTGGCCAGCGCCTTTTGCAGGCTCTCATGGATCGTCCGGCCAATCGCCATCGCCTCGCCTACGGATTTCATCGCCGTGGTCAGATAGGGCGCAGAGCCTGCGAATTTCTCAAAAGCAAAGCGCGGGATCTTGGTGACCACATAGTCAATCGTCGGCTCAAAGCTTGCCGGCGTCACCTTGGTGATGTCGTTGTCCAGCTCATCCAGCGTATACCCCACGGCAAGCTTGGCCGCGATCTTGGCAATCGGGAAGCCTGTCGCCTTGGAGGCAAGCGCCGAAGACCGGCTGACCCGCGGGTTCATTTCGATCACCACCATCCGGCCGTCTTCGGGGTTGATCGCCCATTGCACGTTCGATCCGCCGGTCTCCACCCCGATCTCGCGCAGCACGGCGATAGAGCCGTTGCGCATGATCTGATATTCCTTGTCGGTCAGCGTCAGGGCCGGGGCCACGGTGATGCTGTCACCGGTATGCACGCCCATCG
This window harbors:
- the carB gene encoding carbamoyl-phosphate synthase large subunit yields the protein MPKRTDLNSIMIIGAGPIIIGQACEFDYSGAQACKALREEGYRVILVNSNPATIMTDPELADATYIEPITPEIVAKIIEKERPDALLPTMGGQTGLNTALAVADMGVLEKFGVELIGANREAIEMAEDRKLFREAMDRLGIENPKATIANTMEECMAALEHIGLPAIIRPAFTLGGTGGGVAYNRDDYEHFCKSGLDASPVNQILIDESLLGWKEYEMEVVRDKADNAIIVCSIENVDPMGVHTGDSITVAPALTLTDKEYQIMRNGSIAVLREIGVETGGSNVQWAINPEDGRMVVIEMNPRVSRSSALASKATGFPIAKIAAKLAVGYTLDELDNDITKVTPASFEPTIDYVVTKIPRFAFEKFAGSAPYLTTAMKSVGEAMAIGRTIHESLQKALASMETGLTGFDEVEIEGAPEKSAVIKAISQQTPDRLRTIAQAMREGLSDDEIFGVTSFDPWFLARIREIVDAEAKVQAEGLPADEAGLRALKMLGFTDARLAKLTGQSEAHVRAARLAHGVKAVFKRIDTCAAEFEAQTPYMYSTYEEPMMGEVECEARPSDRKKVVILGGGPNRIGQGIEFDYCCCHACFALTEAGYETIMINCNPETVSTDYDTSDRLYFEPLTFEHVLEILTVEQENGTLHGVIVQFGGQTPLKLANALEEAGIPILGTTPDAIDLAEDRERFQALVNDLGLKQPNNGIASSDAEALAIAEKIGFPLVIRPSYVLGGRAMEIVRDMAQLERYIAEAVVVSGDSPVLLDGYLAGAIECDVDALCDGSRVHVAGILQHIEEAGVHSGDSACSLPPYTLSKEIIGEIERQTEALALALNVRGLMNVQFAVKDDEIYLIEVNPRASRTVPFVAKATDSAIASIAARLMAGESLDAFPHRGPYPSDAKPGTLPMADQMTLADPAMPWFSVKEAVMPFARFPGVDTILGPEMRSTGEVMGWDISFSRAFLKAQMGAGVDLPSEGKVFFSIKDADKTPLLVETAQTLVDLGFSIVATGGTASFLEGHGIACEVVKKVYEGRPNVVDMLKDGEIHLLMNTTEGAAAVEDSREIRSVALYDKIPYYTTAAGSHAAAMAIKARQEGDLQVMPLQGST